The Thermoflavifilum sp. genome contains a region encoding:
- a CDS encoding ATP-binding protein, giving the protein MVMLLAAILGMRLLNLILLGIITWIAAFATIRYVMEKFLYRKIKLIYKLIYQTKATPQEEFFQSHILPRPTMEEVQRDVELWASQQRDELEVLRKNEKFRKEFLMNLSHELKTPIFAIQGYIHTLLDGAIEDPEVNRMFLKNAAKNVDRLCKLIDDVDEISRLESGEIRLNKEAFIIQDLIKDVFDLLSLKAAQKNIQFYLKKGCETPVTVYADKERIREVLINLIDNSIKYGKQDGHTFASVYNTDEQHVLVEISDDGIGIAEEHLTRVFERFYRTDKARSRDAGGTGLGLAIVKHIIEAHGQTIHVRSKPDIGSTFGFTLELFRE; this is encoded by the coding sequence ATGGTGATGCTTTTAGCTGCCATACTGGGTATGCGCCTGCTGAACCTGATTTTGCTGGGAATCATCACATGGATAGCAGCATTTGCCACTATCCGTTATGTGATGGAAAAATTCCTGTATCGAAAAATTAAATTGATTTACAAGCTCATTTATCAGACCAAAGCCACTCCGCAGGAAGAATTCTTTCAGAGCCATATACTTCCCAGGCCCACTATGGAAGAAGTACAACGTGATGTGGAATTATGGGCGTCTCAACAACGCGACGAACTGGAGGTTTTGCGAAAAAATGAAAAATTTAGAAAGGAATTTTTAATGAATCTTTCGCATGAATTGAAAACACCCATTTTTGCGATTCAGGGATATATTCACACTTTGCTGGATGGCGCGATTGAAGATCCCGAGGTAAACCGTATGTTTCTGAAAAATGCCGCTAAGAATGTAGATCGATTATGCAAATTGATCGACGATGTAGATGAAATATCGCGTCTGGAGAGTGGCGAGATCAGGCTGAATAAAGAAGCTTTTATCATTCAGGACCTGATAAAAGATGTGTTCGATTTGCTTTCATTAAAGGCTGCTCAAAAAAATATTCAATTTTATCTGAAGAAAGGATGCGAAACACCTGTTACCGTGTATGCCGACAAAGAAAGGATACGCGAGGTATTGATTAACCTGATTGATAATTCCATCAAATACGGAAAACAGGACGGACATACATTTGCAAGCGTGTACAACACAGATGAACAACATGTGCTGGTTGAAATTTCGGATGATGGAATTGGCATAGCGGAAGAACATTTGACCAGGGTTTTTGAACGTTTTTACCGAACCGATAAAGCCAGGAGTCGCGATGCAGGTGGCACAGGCCTCGGGTTAGCCATTGTAAAACATATCATCGAAGCCCATGGTCAAACCATTCATGTGCGCAGCAAACCTGATATTGGTTCAACCTTTGGATTCACGCTCGAACTGTTTCGAGAATAA
- the rodA gene encoding rod shape-determining protein RodA has protein sequence MDTPVRTSVDLIKPGIDRWLIALYFLLVLIGLSSIFAVEHRPGEDVWYNLWHLNKNYSRQLMWVGVSLILALGILLADSKIFPALANLMYVFGILLLLLVLAVGKDIKGSHSWLVIGGFQFQPAEFTKLTTNLALAKYLSRLDVDFSTLRARLIAIGLILLPAAIIVLQSETGLALVYLSFFLALYREGLPGIILIIGFSAIVLVLSALLVEKHILLMIFSVTAALVIYFMRRSFRRHPGRLFLILFIWGFCSLFVMQIVPYIFTHVLKPYQVSRINVMLGKEVSQKSSYNVLQSKIAIGSGGLWGKGYLKGTQTRYEFVPEQSTDFIFCTIGEDFGFLGSVVLLGVYLLMLFRIVNIAERQRSTFSRIYAYGLASILFFHVAINIGMTVGLAPVIGIPLPWMSYGGSSMITFTMMLFILIRLDADRQRILR, from the coding sequence GTGGATACACCCGTTCGCACATCAGTAGATTTAATCAAACCAGGAATTGACCGGTGGTTGATAGCCTTGTATTTCCTGCTGGTGCTTATCGGTCTGTCCTCGATTTTTGCCGTCGAACATCGTCCCGGTGAGGATGTGTGGTACAACCTCTGGCATCTTAATAAAAATTACAGCCGGCAGCTGATGTGGGTAGGTGTTTCTTTGATATTGGCGCTGGGTATCCTGCTGGCCGACAGCAAAATATTTCCCGCACTGGCCAACCTTATGTACGTATTCGGTATTTTATTGTTGTTATTGGTGCTGGCGGTTGGTAAAGATATTAAAGGCTCACACTCCTGGTTGGTGATTGGCGGCTTTCAATTTCAACCTGCTGAATTTACCAAGCTCACCACCAATTTAGCCCTTGCTAAATACCTTTCCCGGCTGGATGTTGATTTTTCAACGCTTCGGGCAAGACTTATCGCCATCGGATTAATACTGCTTCCCGCGGCCATTATTGTTTTGCAATCTGAAACAGGACTGGCACTGGTGTATTTATCGTTCTTTCTGGCTTTGTATCGAGAAGGTTTACCGGGTATTATTCTCATCATTGGTTTTTCGGCAATCGTACTTGTGCTTTCGGCATTGCTGGTGGAAAAGCATATTTTGCTGATGATTTTCAGTGTAACAGCCGCATTGGTTATTTATTTCATGCGGCGCAGCTTTCGACGTCATCCGGGGCGGTTGTTTCTTATCTTATTCATCTGGGGGTTTTGCAGTTTGTTTGTGATGCAAATCGTGCCTTATATTTTCACGCATGTCCTCAAACCTTATCAGGTAAGTCGCATCAATGTGATGCTGGGTAAAGAAGTGAGTCAGAAGTCGAGCTACAACGTGTTGCAATCGAAAATCGCCATTGGTTCTGGTGGGCTATGGGGAAAGGGTTATTTAAAAGGCACCCAGACGCGCTATGAATTCGTGCCGGAGCAGAGTACGGATTTTATTTTCTGTACGATTGGCGAAGATTTTGGTTTTCTGGGAAGCGTGGTGTTACTGGGTGTGTATTTGTTGATGCTGTTTCGCATCGTCAATATTGCCGAGCGCCAGCGTTCCACATTCAGCAGAATATACGCTTATGGATTGGCGAGTATATTGTTTTTTCATGTGGCGATTAATATCGGTATGACTGTTGGCCTGGCTCCCGTAATTGGCATACCTTTGCCGTGGATGAGTTATGGCGGCTCATCGATGATTACATTTACCATGATGCTTTTCATCCTGATTCGCCTGGATGCCGACAGGCAAAGGATTTTAAGATAA
- a CDS encoding carboxypeptidase-like regulatory domain-containing protein, whose protein sequence is MKRIFYTSILTWLCTWIGFSAFSQVTITGKVIDGEENRPLPGVTIKVKGMTRATTTDDQGMFQLNVPPDATLIASYIGYQTRNVQVGNQTNLNIEMVKSQQMLNELVVTALGITKQEKAVGYAVQAISGQAITSAPDPNLINNLDGKVAGVYITNGGAGVGSTSRIVIRGENSFSGTNQPLFVVDGVPINNETYFNDAIENSSNQGVWAEVDWGNGAAEFNPFDIEKITILKASICSCFVWLACS, encoded by the coding sequence ATGAAACGCATCTTTTACACCTCAATCTTAACCTGGCTGTGCACGTGGATTGGCTTTTCGGCATTCTCCCAGGTCACGATCACCGGTAAGGTGATAGACGGTGAGGAAAACAGACCGTTGCCTGGTGTGACCATTAAAGTGAAGGGCATGACCAGAGCCACAACTACCGATGATCAGGGCATGTTTCAATTGAACGTACCTCCAGATGCCACCCTCATAGCGAGTTATATTGGTTATCAAACCAGAAATGTTCAGGTGGGTAACCAAACAAATTTAAATATTGAAATGGTCAAAAGCCAGCAGATGTTAAATGAGCTGGTTGTAACAGCATTGGGTATTACCAAGCAAGAAAAAGCAGTTGGCTATGCCGTACAGGCCATATCCGGTCAGGCCATCACCTCTGCACCAGATCCGAATTTGATTAATAATTTGGATGGAAAAGTTGCAGGTGTATATATTACCAATGGGGGTGCGGGCGTGGGCTCCACTTCCCGAATCGTGATTCGTGGAGAAAATTCCTTCTCCGGTACCAACCAGCCACTATTTGTGGTTGATGGTGTACCTATCAATAATGAGACCTATTTTAATGATGCCATTGAGAACTCTTCCAATCAGGGCGTATGGGCCGAAGTGGATTGGGGAAATGGAGCAGCCGAATTTAATCCGTTTGATATTGAAAAGATCACTATCCTGAAAGCGAGCATCTGCAGCTGCTTTGTATGGCTCGCGTGCAGCTAA
- a CDS encoding SusD/RagB family nutrient-binding outer membrane lipoprotein encodes MKKNLLYLLLILISIGFFPVKEFIRVNTNPNNLEQADPSSLLSNVEVQLFYNNAFIAWTLGNGYSQYMTFSQDYYNTATRYSPVTNEPYWDPLYESARDANILYQTGQQQNNPFLQAVALTLRAYAFAQLTECWGDIPFKQSLQGASGSYTPAYDAQQTVYTDADMQNSSLPAEKQIAYS; translated from the coding sequence ATGAAAAAGAATTTATTATACCTGCTGTTAATTCTGATAAGCATTGGCTTTTTTCCTGTAAAAGAATTCATACGTGTAAACACGAACCCTAATAACCTTGAACAAGCAGATCCGAGTTCCCTGTTATCGAATGTAGAGGTTCAATTGTTTTACAATAATGCGTTTATTGCCTGGACGCTTGGTAATGGTTATAGCCAGTACATGACCTTCAGTCAGGATTATTATAATACGGCAACGCGATATTCCCCGGTTACGAATGAGCCTTACTGGGATCCACTTTATGAATCAGCCAGAGACGCGAATATTTTATATCAGACCGGACAGCAACAAAATAATCCATTCCTGCAGGCTGTTGCATTAACCTTACGCGCTTATGCTTTCGCTCAGCTTACCGAATGCTGGGGTGATATACCGTTCAAGCAATCTTTACAGGGTGCTTCCGGTTCTTACACGCCTGCTTATGATGCACAACAAACGGTTTATACGGATGCTGATATGCAGAATTCTTCCCTCCCTGCAGAGAAGCAGATAGCTTACTCATGA
- a CDS encoding MBL fold metallo-hydrolase, with amino-acid sequence MAQIIPLAEGTFTVDKSKVFVPFDPEHDHLQDRPKGSLLIEIQPFLVKTSTACILLDTGLHILSDGEPLLYRVLEKHGIHAAEITHVLLSHLHKDHAGGICSRQSDGSYRLNFPQATYYVHEDELKYALSHAQDYQGGADVSSSYAEEEFALLFQSHQVMLLQDEGYIDTHIRYQLSGGHCPYHTVFWIQDEADGIIFYGGDVAPQYLQLKTRYIAKYDYDGKRSMELRQQYVEQGRREGWTFLFYHDVQRPVMKLT; translated from the coding sequence ATGGCACAAATCATCCCACTCGCTGAAGGCACTTTTACGGTAGATAAAAGCAAGGTATTCGTTCCCTTTGATCCTGAACATGATCACCTGCAGGATCGTCCGAAAGGGTCGTTATTGATCGAGATTCAGCCATTTCTGGTAAAAACGTCCACGGCCTGTATTTTGCTGGATACCGGATTACATATTTTGTCGGATGGTGAGCCGCTTTTATACCGTGTGCTTGAAAAACATGGTATTCATGCTGCTGAAATCACGCACGTGTTATTAAGTCATTTACACAAAGATCATGCGGGTGGCATCTGCAGCCGCCAGTCGGATGGTAGTTATCGATTGAATTTTCCACAGGCAACTTATTATGTACATGAAGATGAATTAAAGTACGCACTTTCTCATGCGCAGGACTACCAGGGCGGAGCAGATGTTAGCTCTTCCTACGCAGAAGAAGAATTTGCATTGTTATTTCAATCACATCAGGTTATGTTGTTACAGGATGAGGGGTATATCGATACACATATTCGATACCAGCTCAGTGGCGGGCATTGTCCCTATCACACCGTGTTCTGGATACAGGACGAAGCGGATGGCATTATCTTTTATGGTGGTGATGTGGCTCCACAATATTTGCAGCTGAAAACCCGCTATATAGCCAAATACGATTATGATGGCAAGCGCAGCATGGAGCTGCGACAGCAATATGTTGAACAGGGCAGGCGGGAGGGCTGGACGTTTTTATTTTATCATGATGTGCAACGACCGGTCATGAAACTCACCTGA
- a CDS encoding response regulator transcription factor, producing MNPVKFATERMLHNNMHTPPAGKILIVDDEPDILAIISYNLKNAGYETFVATDGQEAMEKARAYRPHLIILDIMMPGKNGMEVCRELKADPAFQDTMILFLTALNDDAHEMEGLNLGADDYVTKPIKPNLLISRVNALFRRMKKQNEPIIQVGDLIIDSEKFHVVYQGKPIVLAKKEFELLRLLASRPGRVFVRSEILNQVWGTDVIVGDRTIDVHIRKIRQKLGADLISTVKGVGYKFDG from the coding sequence ATGAACCCTGTTAAATTTGCTACAGAAAGGATGTTACACAACAACATGCATACACCTCCTGCTGGTAAAATCCTGATTGTGGATGATGAACCCGATATCCTGGCTATCATCAGCTATAACCTCAAAAATGCCGGGTATGAAACTTTTGTGGCAACTGATGGTCAGGAAGCCATGGAAAAAGCCCGTGCTTATCGCCCGCATTTGATTATCCTCGATATCATGATGCCGGGTAAAAATGGTATGGAAGTATGTCGGGAACTCAAAGCCGACCCCGCATTCCAGGATACCATGATTCTGTTTCTCACCGCCCTGAACGATGATGCACATGAAATGGAGGGTTTAAATCTGGGTGCAGATGATTATGTTACAAAACCGATTAAGCCCAACCTGTTGATCAGTCGTGTGAATGCGCTCTTTCGACGCATGAAAAAGCAAAACGAACCCATCATTCAGGTGGGCGATTTGATTATTGATTCCGAAAAATTTCACGTTGTATATCAGGGTAAGCCCATCGTTCTGGCTAAAAAAGAATTCGAGCTACTCAGGCTTCTCGCATCTCGACCCGGCCGCGTATTCGTACGTAGTGAAATCCTGAACCAGGTCTGGGGTACCGATGTAATCGTAGGCGATCGTACCATCGATGTTCATATTCGTAAAATCAGGCAGAAACTGGGAGCGGATTTAATTTCCACCGTCAAAGGTGTGGGCTACAAATTTGATGGTTAA
- the mrdA gene encoding penicillin-binding protein 2: MAEFHQPRRKIIQLIFVAVFAVIAARLFYLQVVEKKYRQLANAQAIVRKLIYPTRGIIYDRHGRVVVNNTALYDLMVTPAEVKHLDTGFLCELLGIDTATFRERMEKIILRNSRYRQSVFAELLPPDIYGRIEENLYQFPGFELVERPVRNYPYHAGAHIFGYIGEVDSATIKRSQGFYQPGDFIGKTGLERSYENILRGQRGVAYLVRDSRNRIQGSYAGGMYDTPAVAGRSLYLSLDMELQQLGEQLLQNKIGSIVAIDPNTGGILAMVSSPTYDPNELSGAERNKKFSRLFTNPELPLFNRPIQATYPPGSTFKPVDALIALHEGVITPQYGYDCRGVYLGCGRPIRCTESFPGHASNLYNAIAYSCNSYFSQVFRFIVDKERRPALGLVEWHRYVSDFGLGKKLGIDLPGEYSGYIPDTAHYNKIFGRGRWNSCTIVSLGIGQGEITETPLQLANVMCIIANHGYYYTPHVVDSVEGDPDFYRRHLVLHRIAANVSDTDYDIVTRAMAAVVERGTATIAAIPGITICGKTGTAQNFTIINGKRVALKDHSLFAAFAPREHPRIAIAVVVENAGFGASWAAPIGSLMIEKYLRDSIATDRLPLLNRITQANLIPEYILEKKRRIDSLNQIRDKAEARHTAMR, from the coding sequence ATGGCTGAATTTCATCAACCCAGAAGAAAAATCATTCAGCTGATTTTCGTCGCTGTATTTGCCGTCATAGCGGCGCGGTTGTTTTATTTACAGGTGGTAGAGAAAAAATATCGTCAGCTGGCCAATGCACAGGCCATTGTCCGAAAACTTATATATCCCACGCGTGGTATCATTTACGACAGGCATGGTCGTGTGGTGGTGAACAATACTGCGCTCTACGACCTGATGGTAACACCTGCCGAGGTGAAGCATCTGGATACTGGCTTTTTATGCGAATTGCTGGGCATCGATACAGCTACTTTTCGGGAGCGGATGGAAAAAATCATTCTTCGGAATTCTCGCTATCGGCAGTCGGTTTTTGCAGAATTATTACCTCCGGACATTTATGGCCGCATTGAAGAAAATTTATATCAATTTCCAGGGTTTGAATTGGTAGAACGCCCCGTGCGCAATTATCCCTATCACGCAGGAGCTCATATTTTCGGTTATATCGGTGAAGTGGATTCAGCAACCATCAAACGTTCCCAGGGCTTTTATCAGCCCGGTGATTTTATTGGTAAAACGGGTCTGGAACGGAGTTATGAAAACATTTTACGTGGACAGCGAGGGGTGGCTTATCTGGTGCGTGATTCTCGCAATCGCATTCAGGGGTCTTATGCCGGAGGCATGTACGACACGCCAGCCGTGGCGGGAAGAAGTCTGTATCTTTCGCTGGATATGGAGTTGCAGCAATTAGGCGAGCAGTTGTTGCAAAATAAAATCGGGAGTATAGTAGCAATTGATCCCAACACCGGCGGTATTCTGGCCATGGTGAGCAGTCCTACTTACGACCCGAATGAACTCAGCGGAGCTGAACGCAATAAAAAATTCTCACGTTTGTTCACCAACCCTGAATTGCCGTTGTTCAATCGTCCTATTCAGGCTACCTATCCACCGGGCTCCACATTTAAACCCGTGGATGCGTTGATTGCCTTACACGAAGGTGTGATTACACCGCAATATGGATATGATTGCCGTGGCGTATATCTGGGATGTGGCAGGCCTATTCGTTGTACCGAAAGCTTTCCGGGACATGCATCCAATCTCTATAATGCTATTGCTTATTCCTGCAATTCTTATTTTTCGCAGGTGTTTCGATTTATTGTAGATAAAGAACGCAGGCCTGCGCTGGGATTGGTGGAATGGCATCGCTATGTAAGTGATTTTGGTCTGGGTAAAAAATTGGGTATCGATTTACCGGGTGAATACAGCGGATATATTCCCGATACGGCACATTACAATAAGATATTCGGCAGAGGACGCTGGAATTCCTGTACGATTGTATCACTGGGCATTGGCCAGGGCGAGATTACAGAAACCCCGCTGCAGCTGGCCAATGTGATGTGTATTATTGCCAATCATGGATATTATTACACGCCGCATGTTGTAGATAGCGTGGAAGGAGATCCGGATTTTTACCGCAGGCATCTGGTTTTGCATCGCATTGCAGCCAATGTATCGGATACAGATTATGACATCGTTACGCGTGCTATGGCAGCGGTAGTAGAGCGGGGTACGGCTACCATAGCCGCTATACCCGGAATCACGATTTGTGGAAAAACGGGTACAGCGCAGAATTTCACCATAATTAATGGGAAACGTGTGGCGTTGAAAGATCATTCGCTGTTTGCGGCTTTTGCTCCACGCGAGCATCCCCGCATTGCTATTGCTGTTGTGGTGGAAAATGCAGGCTTCGGTGCCAGCTGGGCGGCACCTATTGGTAGTTTGATGATTGAAAAATACTTGCGCGATAGTATTGCTACGGATCGTTTGCCTTTGTTAAACCGTATTACACAGGCGAATCTGATACCGGAATATATTTTGGAAAAGAAACGCAGGATAGATTCGCTGAATCAGATTCGCGATAAAGCAGAAGCCCGGCATACAGCCATGCGCTAA
- a CDS encoding PA0069 family radical SAM protein has protein sequence MRYLKGRGAQLNPHNRFEKTRLTRDEPTAIDDWEQHPTPTRYIEQQAKSLVHRVESPDVGMMYSMNPYQGCEHGCIYCYARNSHEYWGYSAGLDFERNIIVKVNAPELLYQALMDPSWQAWPISLSGNTDCYQPAEQHYRITRKLLEICYTFRQPVGIITKNAYILHDQDILAAMARYRLVSVLVSITSLHEELRRVMEPRTTTAQQRLRIIRELSQAGIRTGVMLGPMIPGLNDHEMPAIMKAAAEAGATFSAYTFIRLNGAIKVIFHDWLYKNFPERADKVWHLIEQSHGGKVNDSRWGIRMRGEGPMAELIRQQFIKNNKRFGFHNDRWELDGSHFRRPGQQLSLF, from the coding sequence ATGCGTTATCTTAAAGGGCGAGGCGCACAACTCAATCCACACAACCGCTTTGAAAAAACAAGGCTTACCCGGGATGAGCCCACAGCAATCGACGATTGGGAACAACACCCCACACCCACGCGTTACATTGAGCAACAGGCGAAAAGCCTGGTACATCGGGTGGAAAGTCCGGATGTAGGCATGATGTACAGCATGAATCCCTACCAGGGATGTGAACACGGTTGTATTTACTGTTATGCCAGAAATTCGCATGAGTACTGGGGATACAGCGCCGGACTGGATTTTGAGCGCAACATTATCGTTAAGGTGAATGCACCTGAATTGCTCTATCAAGCGTTGATGGATCCTTCCTGGCAGGCATGGCCTATTTCATTGAGCGGAAATACAGATTGTTATCAACCTGCCGAACAGCATTATCGGATTACGCGAAAGCTGCTGGAGATATGTTATACCTTCCGTCAGCCTGTGGGCATCATCACCAAAAATGCCTATATCCTTCACGATCAGGATATATTGGCAGCTATGGCCCGTTATCGTCTGGTAAGTGTGCTGGTATCCATTACTTCTTTACATGAAGAATTGCGCAGGGTCATGGAGCCACGCACTACCACAGCACAACAACGATTACGTATCATTCGCGAACTGAGCCAGGCCGGCATACGTACCGGCGTGATGCTCGGCCCCATGATTCCCGGGCTAAACGACCATGAAATGCCTGCCATCATGAAAGCCGCCGCCGAAGCGGGTGCGACCTTTTCAGCTTATACTTTCATACGCCTGAATGGAGCCATTAAAGTGATTTTTCACGACTGGCTGTATAAAAACTTTCCTGAACGGGCTGATAAAGTATGGCATCTCATTGAACAATCGCACGGTGGGAAGGTTAATGATAGCCGATGGGGAATTCGCATGCGCGGCGAAGGACCTATGGCCGAGCTGATACGTCAACAATTCATAAAAAATAATAAACGATTTGGATTTCATAACGATCGCTGGGAACTGGATGGTTCTCATTTCCGCAGACCCGGACAACAATTAAGTTTGTTTTAA
- a CDS encoding ABC transporter ATP-binding protein — translation MPRKKIFDLGLMRRLLRYARPYRRLFYISVALAILLAAIAPVRPYLIQITVDRYIASNLLQMVIWITVIQVGILLIETLMRFSFSYLTSVLGQSVIRDMRMEVYRKIISLNLRYFDRTPVGTLTTRTINDIEAINEIFSEGLISIVADLLTIVSIVVIMLITDWRLTLITLSAFPILLVATYLFKESVNKSFFRVRNAVAALNAFVQEHLSGMVVVQAFATEPQEFERFKKINREHRKANIDAIFAYSVFFPVVEIISALCIGLLVWYGAYEEIHQISSPGIIISFVLYINLLFRPLRTLADKFNTLQMGMVACERIFKVLDNEETISNEGRYVPVQMKGEIQFDHVWFAYDEQEYVLKDISFRVNPGETLAIVGHTGSGKTSLISVLNRLYDIQRGRILIDGVDIRAYELKALRSRIGVVLQDVFLFSGSIYDNITLHNRQIPMERVEQAARLIGMHDFIMRLPGGYHYRVMERGTTLSLGQRQLIAFIRAILFDPAILVLDEATSSVDTESEILIQRAIDTLIRGRTSIVIAHRLSTIRKAHQILVMDKGEIREMGTHEELLQRKGYYFRLHRMQFQQAEAES, via the coding sequence TTGCCGCGTAAGAAGATATTTGATTTGGGGTTAATGCGCCGGCTGTTGCGCTATGCCAGGCCATATCGCCGCCTGTTTTATATCAGCGTGGCACTGGCCATCCTTTTAGCCGCCATTGCACCGGTAAGGCCCTACCTGATCCAGATAACGGTTGATCGCTATATTGCCAGCAACCTCCTGCAGATGGTGATCTGGATTACCGTCATTCAGGTAGGCATCCTGTTGATTGAAACCCTCATGCGGTTCTCCTTTTCATATCTGACCAGCGTGCTGGGGCAATCGGTGATCCGGGACATGCGGATGGAAGTCTATCGGAAAATCATCAGCCTGAATCTGCGTTATTTTGATCGTACCCCCGTGGGTACGCTCACCACACGCACCATCAATGATATTGAAGCCATCAACGAAATATTTTCCGAAGGACTGATCTCGATTGTCGCCGACCTGCTTACCATTGTCTCGATTGTGGTGATTATGCTGATTACCGACTGGCGGCTGACGTTAATTACCCTTTCTGCATTTCCGATTTTATTGGTGGCTACTTATCTGTTCAAGGAAAGTGTCAACAAATCGTTCTTCCGGGTACGTAATGCAGTGGCTGCGTTAAATGCTTTTGTGCAGGAGCATCTTTCCGGCATGGTGGTCGTGCAAGCTTTTGCCACCGAACCTCAGGAGTTTGAGCGGTTTAAAAAAATCAATCGGGAACATCGTAAGGCCAATATCGATGCCATTTTTGCTTATTCGGTGTTTTTTCCGGTGGTGGAAATCATTTCTGCATTGTGCATAGGATTGCTGGTCTGGTATGGCGCTTACGAAGAAATCCATCAGATCAGTTCGCCAGGCATTATCATCAGCTTCGTCTTGTATATCAATTTGTTATTCCGTCCGTTGCGAACGCTGGCCGATAAGTTCAATACCCTCCAAATGGGGATGGTTGCCTGTGAACGCATTTTCAAGGTACTGGATAATGAAGAAACGATTTCGAATGAGGGTCGATATGTGCCTGTTCAGATGAAGGGAGAGATTCAGTTTGATCATGTATGGTTTGCCTATGATGAGCAGGAATATGTATTGAAAGACATTAGCTTTCGGGTAAATCCGGGAGAAACGCTGGCGATCGTAGGGCACACGGGTTCTGGCAAAACCAGTCTGATTAGCGTCTTAAACCGGTTATATGATATTCAGCGGGGGCGTATTTTAATTGATGGAGTGGATATTCGCGCGTATGAACTGAAAGCTCTTCGCAGCCGCATCGGTGTGGTCTTGCAGGATGTGTTTTTGTTTTCCGGTTCGATTTATGACAACATCACCCTTCATAATCGGCAGATTCCCATGGAACGGGTGGAACAGGCAGCCCGACTGATTGGCATGCATGATTTCATCATGCGTTTGCCTGGAGGCTATCACTATCGTGTGATGGAAAGGGGCACCACGCTTTCCCTGGGGCAGCGGCAATTGATTGCATTTATTCGCGCCATTCTATTTGACCCCGCTATTCTGGTGCTCGACGAAGCCACTTCATCGGTCGATACCGAATCGGAAATCCTCATTCAGCGCGCTATTGATACCCTTATCCGGGGGCGTACTTCTATCGTCATTGCCCACAGGCTCTCCACCATCCGTAAGGCACACCAGATTCTGGTGATGGATAAAGGCGAAATCCGGGAAATGGGCACACACGAAGAATTGCTGCAACGTAAAGGGTATTATTTCAGACTGCATCGCATGCAATTTCAGCAAGCCGAAGCCGAAAGCTAA